A stretch of DNA from Bacteroidales bacterium:
CGGGACTGCCTGGTCCTATACCGCAAACAGAAATATGGGTTTCGTCATTGATCATTCATTACCTCCTCAAATAAGTTTAGGGCGTTTTCTGTTGCCGCCAGTAAACCGGCTTCATGAGAAAACAATACTACTTCAATGTGGAGTTCATCATAAACATGTTGTTCGGCCCGGTATTTTATCAGCCTGACCAGGTAACTCCAGAAATCTCTATCTTCCACATATTTTACAGCTTCTTCCGTGGTGTTGGCGTTCATGATTGCTTCAAAACCATTCGGATCCCGAGAGTGCTTAAAATAGTGGGCTGCGAAAATTTCATTGCGGGCATCGGCTGTTCTGCTGTGGGTTTGGAACACACCACCTGCCAGTTTCACCAGTTTTCCGATATGACCCACCAAAACCAGGTCAGTGAACTCATAGAGAACGGCTTGTTCCAGCATGTATCCTATGTAATTGCTTGTAAGCACAATTCTCTCTTTGTCGTATTTCAGCTTTTCAGACGAAAAGGTCTTACCATAGTTACCTGGTGCAAGAATGGTTTTTCTCCAGCCCCAGGCCGCTTGTTGCTTCAGTTTAATCACCAGGGACTCTTTCAGGGCATCCTCCGACATGGGTTTCACAAGACCCGTGGTGCCCAGTACTGAAATGCCTCCTTCAATACCCAGGCGGGGATTAAAAGTTTTACGGGCCAGTTCCACCCCCTCCGGAATACTGATGGTTATTTCCATCCCCGTCCCGGCAGCAACGACTTCGCGCACCGATTCATGAATCATCTTCAAAGGGGTAGGATTGATGGCAGGTTTGCCCACCTCTGCCTCCAAGCCGGGTTTGGTCACCACACCAATGCCTTCACCAGCTTTAATCTGTATTTCATCACCCTCTGCAAATGAAGCCTGGGCGATTACTTTCACCCCATCCGTAATATCCGGATCATCGCCGGCATCCTTGATGGTTGAACAGGAAGCCGAATCAGGGTTCACCCTGGAGTCTTCCAGCTCAAGCACAACTTCACTACCGCCGGGTAACTGAACAGAGACATGAGATACCAGCCTTTGCTCCATCAACATATAAGCAGATGCCTTGGCCACGGCACATGCGCAGGTTCCGGTAGTATATCCCGAGCGTAAATCGGTATGAAGTTTTTGCTTTCTGTCCATCTTATTTATTTTTCACCAGGTTGTAAAGCATGGCATTGATGATGGCAACCCCAACTGTACTACCCCCTTTTCTGCCCCGGGTGATGATGTAGGGTATGCCGGTCTGCTTAAGCCGCTCTTTGGACTCTGCAGCCCCAACAAATCCAACAGGCACTCCAATCACCAGATCAGGTTTGAGACGACCTTCATCCACCAATTCGCAAATACGATTCAAAGCTGTAGGGGCATTGCCGATGATAAATACCTTAAAATCCCTGTCTGCTGAAGCTTCATCAATACTGCATATGGATCGCGTTTTACCTTGATCCCGGGCTTTTTGAATAACATTTTCATCATGGACATAGCAATGGATTTCACAACCCAGCTCATGCAGGGAAGGCTTGCTTGTTCCGGCTATAATCATTGATGTATCAGCATAAATCTTACAGGAATTCAATAAAGCCTTGTTC
This window harbors:
- the cbiD gene encoding cobalamin biosynthesis protein CbiD, whose translation is MDRKQKLHTDLRSGYTTGTCACAVAKASAYMLMEQRLVSHVSVQLPGGSEVVLELEDSRVNPDSASCSTIKDAGDDPDITDGVKVIAQASFAEGDEIQIKAGEGIGVVTKPGLEAEVGKPAINPTPLKMIHESVREVVAAGTGMEITISIPEGVELARKTFNPRLGIEGGISVLGTTGLVKPMSEDALKESLVIKLKQQAAWGWRKTILAPGNYGKTFSSEKLKYDKERIVLTSNYIGYMLEQAVLYEFTDLVLVGHIGKLVKLAGGVFQTHSRTADARNEIFAAHYFKHSRDPNGFEAIMNANTTEEAVKYVEDRDFWSYLVRLIKYRAEQHVYDELHIEVVLFSHEAGLLAATENALNLFEEVMNDQ
- a CDS encoding precorrin-8X methylmutase, with translation METSEYMNIDPRGIEEKSMQIISRELSHLKITGELEPVIKRIVHTTADFEYAHLVEAHPDALTNGNKALLNSCKIYADTSMIIAGTSKPSLHELGCEIHCYVHDENVIQKARDQGKTRSICSIDEASADRDFKVFIIGNAPTALNRICELVDEGRLKPDLVIGVPVGFVGAAESKERLKQTGIPYIITRGRKGGSTVGVAIINAMLYNLVKNK